The Plodia interpunctella isolate USDA-ARS_2022_Savannah chromosome 9, ilPloInte3.2, whole genome shotgun sequence genome includes the window CCAGTAATTTATCTAAGGACGTATACATATGAGTtactcatattttaaaattataatactttttctatattattcaTAGTTCGACTTTTGTTAGTGGCATTGTTTGTtgagtatttaatatattcgCAAATGTTTTCTTggcaaaatcaaaacattattatattttaaaataatatctaatttccattaaatatttttaaaatccttgTAATATACGTTGCTACTTACTTTTTAAGCGAATGCTGTTACAAAATTCCGTTCCGTTTATCCTGCAAAAGAAGTCAGTATTTCTATAAACAGGTGAAACAGTGTTTACCAAACATCCATAAGTCTTTAACTTATACCACAGAGCAAAGTAACGACGTTCTTAATGAACTCTCCCTGTAAACTGTTCCAGAAGTTCCCAACTAGTCCGTGGGAGTCGGGCATTAACATTCCTCGAATATTTTTACGTATCCCAAAAGCGGATAAAAAGTTTCAACTTTTCAACTCTGAAATagtttttggttttatttgtgaaaGGATTGGAgggttgtatttttaaatactagttTTTTGTTGGGATTTCGCTTGCATCTAgggagaaaatatttttttaaataaacgttAGGTATCTAAATTAAGTGACAGCATTTGTCTTTTCGAAAATagcgttttattttcatgaattGCGTTTTGTGAGCAAGGATAGCTGGCATCAATTTCTtgtactattataaatgtaaaagtttgtatatgTGAAAATGTTTCTTAGTCGATCACGCAAAACCTACTAGATGGATTTGAtcaaaatttggtacacggctagaatataacctgcaaTCATCcatagtgtactttttattccaatattTTAACCAGAGATAGAGACAAACCCCAGGGTGCAGCtagctaaatattatatttcctttttaaataaactgtgttttatatatactatagtaTCACGTAAAATCACCCATAATGCACGTTATATACATCATAAATATACATGACTATGCCACCAGAGTTGAACACACCTGTTGATAATCTCAGGGGGTGAAATATTACATCCCTTATATAATCTGTACTTTTAATAAGAACAGCACTAAGGGCAGGTTATTCACGTAATattctgatatttttaaaactttcttttcgcttttgttaaaatcattttctttACACATTATGACATTCTTCACATCGTTACAATAGCGTACAAATCCATCTAgatatttcacaataaaataaatgaaagatGAATCACAAAAGTAACATGAGATACCAAATTCATATTCTTCTTTGTAAATCAAACAAACGCTTTCATTCAATCAAAAAATTTATGAACGTGGTTAGATTAGATGTCGATAGAATATTTTCCATTCTATGTTTCCTGCCATACATTTTAACTCCCTACACGACACGGCTTTATACagcgtttatttttatcagcgATGTAGTTTGTATGGTCCAGGTATATCTTAAAGTGATGGCATCAATAATATATGTGTgttaatgattattataatggcGATTATAAACCGAAGACTGAccaagaaaaagtagaaaatttgAGATGCGGCCATTTATAAGTCCCGTATTTGTTAATAGACATCCGTGGAGAAATTCCTGCGGTGAAGTCTGTCATGTCACCTGTGCTAttgaatacatatttattgatcagttttatgtttatttcacaaacaaaacaaatacaacggaaacaataaaaaagagaCGCCTACTAAAGCAGACTTATCCCAGAAAGGGATTTATTTCAGTCAACCAAGTATTTGTAAGAGAACAATTTAAAGCGCACAGTAACTTTGCTTAAGTTGACCGTGCAATGTAAAGAGAAACAACTTATGTATtagttaaatgtatttattttaacgccGGCTAGGTACattctaattaatttcttGGCAACTCAATGAATACGTTTACCAAGAGCGTTaatctcatttttatttccataatcCCATCCATTCCAGCCACCCGTGAATTTTCCCCAATTTTCGGGAACCTTTATGAAACTCCCCAAGTTGGAAAGTAATTAGaacaaaactaatttcaaGTCTTCAAGCTCGTCGCCAACAACGAGTGATGTTTGTACgaactttctaatggtaatGAGATGCCGATGAATATTTTAGGTGTATAGAAAAGTTAACACTTAAATGTCAAAGTAGAGGAAATAAGAGTAAGTAACACAGCAACTCAATAATCATAGGATTGTCACTGTCAGGCTATATGAACGTCGTGACGCATGCGTCACTACTCCAGTTGATAATTTGTGGGTAAGAAACTGGTCTGAAAAAtggaaacataaaaattaattttattcaacagtaTGTATAATTACAATAGCTGTTCTTTTGGTTGCTTTTATCTAGTTTGATCTGAATACCAACTGTTGCAAATACATACTGAGATAATaggaaaaattatgtaaacgaATTGGATGATATTGCAATTTTGCCACAGGTGTATCATGTGTCATAGCTagattaaatgtatttttttattatattcatccttatcaatacaatacaatttcgaCATGGCTAATGCTAATCCTCCACTGGATTTGGTAGATGAATGTATGATGAAAACCACGTAAAATCCGAGCAGTACTTTTGGTTTcacgcgaacagacagatgcggcagtgaattgttttatgatatttaaggATATAAGGATTATGCATATGACTAAAGAAGTTACATTTTTGGTAAAGGTATAGGAAAATTCatatcatgaaaataaaatataaaaatatatttaattaataaaaaaggaaaggaATACTGTTTACTCTCAACTAAAATGACGgaatagaaattgtatgaaattaatacTGAAGCTAAGAGAAGCGGTTATGACCAAGTTTAAGTGTAGGCCGACCCTAACGGTGACTTGCAGatcatatatttactttaccCCACGCAACGAATGCCGGTCATCGTAACATGTTACATTgctcaaaattatatattgtgtaataactgactatataattttaaatatatttatcatttatcataagttttttttttcaaaatcttttgAAGCCTGAGTCGTACGGAATTTCTAAATTTGtcgaataattttaaaagtattctatatataaaaaaaaaatcacgccATGTTACATACACGTACAGTCAGCAAAAAGTGTGAGGAATTGACTCTGTAAATAAGGGatttataatcaaataataacaatgaaattaaCACTTATCAAATGAACTTAAAGTACAAATAGAATAATAGTCTCacatttgaaagaaaaaagaaacgcctacaaaaaatatagcattGCTTAAAACAACTATTACTCACTCGTAGTACGTAtacaaaactttgttttaaataaaacgcgATACCAGCGTGTACTTAATTTACATTGCCGACTGtacttttttatcagtaaacaGACCTACTGATGATCTAATGATATGTGATATAAGATAAGAGGAAAAAGTCACTATATTTGGAATGCGGTAACAGTGCTCACGTCAAAATGGCGAAAAAGTTAtactattttgaatttaacggGTTAGCAGAGTCCATCAGATACATGTTACACTATAGTGGTCAAAAATTTGAAGATATAAGATATGAACGCAAAACGTGGCCTATTACAGAAATTAAAGactgtaagtaatattttttatatcacaacaaaatattatactttaaggGATCAACAATAAGGTGCAggaaattttttaataaacgcataattttattgtcgtcgTCGAAAATCCCAGGGTAGTAACAAGATAGTTgacatgacagacagacagtaaTGTGatcaaattttgcaagttACATTGCACCCACTTTCGCCTGGCctacaaagttgaaattttccacgtcgtcgcttcagttttcaTGACAATGATAAACATGATATGATGGTGCCCCTAATACCAGCTTCCacagggaactcctcaacggtttactgcccGGATATGATTTTTGATTGCGGTAtgattcagaaattagaccttgaCAGtactttttcaaatcaaattttaatagctGGTGTCaaaaaccatttattttatatcaacaaaaatatgtccACTGATTTTATGGTTACTGTtgtgaacatttattttaaaaaaagaatttaattttatattcttctaATTAATcgtggatttatttttttattccagcTCTTCCATATGGCCAGCTACCCGTGTACGAGGAAGGAGACCGCAAGCTGAACCAGTCTATCGCCATCGCTCGTTACATCGCCAGCCAGACTGGTCTTTTGCCCTCCGACCCCTGGGAACAGGCTGTCTTGGACGCTGCAGTTTTCAACATTAAAGACTTTCAAACAAGTGAGTATACGAAATTTGATCAGTCTTCAAATTGTATGCAACGTCACAAGCTCGGTATATGGATCACATTAATATATAACGGGCCACTCACGTGTGCTGCCTCTGCATGACCCGAGTAAGGCAAAACCAAGAAGTGTTAGCTTGTCACCaaagatgataataaaatgcgTGCAACTagatgaaaaagtaggaaagcggaccctgggctccgacactcaacACGGCTGTGGAATAGTTAGCTATAGTTTCAGTGTAGTAATAcctttttcaaaacaaatcgACCAATGCTTATTTCTCACATTACTTTTAATCACACTATATTAGTTAATGTGTTTACTGTGcagaatcaaaataaaataatttattcagaaactaggccttcacaggcactttttacgtcatattctaaattaaatgatatttaccaaagctacaaactactagcatttcgtaacaaccactgctgagaagaaatgccgaaagaaactcattcaaacagtgttggtccctattatgccagaaggggcttaccattttttaaatataaaatgtataatttttatcagtaatataacaatgtaagtacatggtcaaaaggtatacagaaacatattatgattgtgatcaagtcctgatgaaagtaaataaaaatatatataaatataattaaccaaacaaaaaaacttttaataaaagagtACTTAATTATGTCTATTATGGGGTACAATCAACAGCTCAAGCTACCTAATTTGCAAATTCGTGGCTATTACCACAGCGCAGACATCCATGAAGGATAAAATGACGTTCGGTTGGCTGTACCATGCCTATTCGCTATCTTGCCTATAAAGTGCGTGGccaattatttgtaaaaataaaatgtgtcttGTCTTCAGTTCCAGATTTGTTAAGCTCATTTCTCATATTTTCACCTGAGCCGTGGCACAAGCTAACTTCtcattcatattattaaactttcaGAAGCACGATCTTACGTATCGGAGACAGATCCAGTCAAAAGAGAACAGTTAAAAACAGAGTTTTTCACGGAGACACTGGACTATTACCTTTCAAGATTCGAAAAGGAACTAAAAACAAGCAATGGATATTTCGGAGGAACGGTAACTCATTACGTTATTAACGTTTACTAATCAGAAAATGGATAGTGAAAGGTGATTCATGCATGAGCTTTCCAACACATTATCTCTGAACATTTCTGGCTTATACAAACGAAAGAGTGAACATCAAGGGAGAAGAAGTACCTACtctgaaaggaaaaaaatgtcaattgttagttgtaaaaaataaaataacttctgGGGACGAAGGAGTTTCATCAGTTAAGATTTTGATTTccaattttttcattttctgtatatatttttcagttgtCCTGGGCAGATTTCTACCTAATGGGGATCTTAGAGACCATCAATACTTATGCGGGTGTAGAAATCGAAAAGAACTATCCCACTATAGTAGCTCTGTTCAAGACTATTCGCTCGCTATCCGGCGTGAAGGAGTATATTGCTTCTAGGAAATCTTATGTTGTTTAAATGTCTACTTTTAAAGCTAAACTATAATTTCTATGTAAGGCAATATttcgttaataaaaaatataaaagaaatttgtcATTATACCCTGTCTCTCTCATTTAAACGTTTCCCGGTTACATCTGCTGCCGAAGAACGTCAAAGCCAAGGGCCAGGGATTGTATtcgttaaattattatagtgtgtaatctatttcattttttaattttaattttgaataataagtATACACTAGTAATTATTGAGGTATGACATTGAGCGCACCTTTTAGAATGGCACCATTACCAATCATATCTACTAAATATGTTTTGGTGTTACTCgaggaataattaaaatgtgttcTTATAAACAGAATACTCAGATCAGTTTTGCCCTCATTGGGCCATGGCGTGGCGTGACGTGGCTGAGCGTCAGCCAACATCATGGATTTGTAATATAACAGACATTGTATCTGtatcataatttttcatcTACCTAGACCTGGCAGTAGGGACAAGAACTGcaggcttgatgtcgtcaaggacgATATGTACGCCAGTGTTATAAGCATCATCATCGTTTCAGATATGAAGATAAGAAGATATGCTAAGCTTCTGTATTGTGTTCTTCTGTCGTCCACATGTAATGTTGACAGCAGTACTCTGAGGTTGTGGATTAAGCTCCCTGTCATGGTTTTCTATAGAGACTACAACAAAGAGTTATTCAAAAGGGGCGtgataataagtttttttatttttattaattgataagACACCCTTGGCGTTGTCGACGGCTACTTCCATTCATGTGCCCATCTGAATGCAGAAAATCATGCCTGTTTTCTTTCTCAGTAGcctaaaaaattgtttaaaaacattattcttATGTTCACtttaaaaactgtaataattGAGGAAGTAACACATGTTACGGTATTAACTTTTGTAGGAAGCACTAATGCGAAGAAAAGTAAAACAagaactgaaaaatatttttttaatcaacctTAAGCAGGAAAAACGTAAGGGCCCCTTTTGGCGACATATTCCTTGACACCAGGCAGCGATGGTATTTCCTTCATGAGAGCGGTAATTGATGGGTAATTCTTCTCCAATTGGACATTCATCGCAAGGTTGATGCCCTCGAGCATTCCGACTAAGTAGAAATCAGCCCACGATAACTgaaacaatttgaaaattatttttggtacagtcaacagcacttCGAACTAaccatatttattacttttgttgttgttatgATTAGCCCGGAAtaaaaccactccatatcgtCCCATACGAGGCTACTAAGGAAGAAAACGCTTTGATACCTATTAGGCAACTATTAGGCAATAAGATCTCctgataataaacaaatgtaagaACTgtgtatttaagtaataaattgtttttgaaactAATCGTAACGAACCGATTCTATAGGAGAGTTTCATACAGTAAGAAAAAGTATGtggacaaataacacagattgcGTCAGCACCAAAGTAAGTTGAAGGTTTGTGCTATGGGATATTAAATCaacaatactatttttataacatgtacaATTGTACATATGTTACCactgataatgatgatgatgtatgAACCTACCTTTCCTCCAAAATGTCCATTGTTGTCTTTGAGCTCCTTCTCAAACCGTGACAGGAAGAAGTCCACAGAGTCTGTtagaaattctttttttatttgctcttTTTTCGTTTCGTCTTTCTCTATAAAATAGGAATAActttctgaaataataaaaaaattaaaaaagttagtaacttaaattcaaaatgtgtatatatgtataatataactgAATCGGTACAGATTTTgcttcatagttgtattcctcGTTGCTGAGTGTCGtagtcattatgtggaatgaatcACACACAATTTTTTGACACTATTTTTGGAGTTGTTtaccatttcacacacaaattgaTAATCGAGCAGAGCACAAGTTTCCtaatgatgttttcctttagcGGAAGAAAGTGatagtcgatgaaaactacacgaatcagattggtatacaaactcatgtggcacgagtaggattcgaacctgggacctttcagtTCACAGTCAGacgtatttaattataatatatagcaaGATGACCATACGCGGACAAAgaaattataactttattatataaaaaatttgtaACACTGCACAAATTTTACGGGCAAATTTTGGGATTATGAAACTTAGttggtaggtatattaaaactttacaatattcttttgttctgaaaataataatgagatgaaacaATTCTGGAGTCTggaaaaagcatgtgtgacataaCAAGTCCATGCATCCAAAAGTATTTATCTTTTGTGTGTTCTTCCATACTAACTGGCTTCCATACTGACGAGCAGATCagaataagtacttattctGAAAGCCGAAATTTTAAGTTCTTTCACTGTTAACTGTTAGTTTTTTagcatattttgtaaatagagtgttcaaataataattttagttactCACTTAGTCTGAAGTCATTTACATTTAAGACAGCAGCGTCTAAAATAGCCTGTTCCCAGGGGTCGGAGGGTAAGAGTCCGGTCTGGCTGGCGATGTAGCGGCTGATGGCGATAGACTGGTTCAGCTTGCGGTCACCCTCCTCGTATAGTGGTAGCTGGCCGTATGGAAGAGCtggaaaaac containing:
- the LOC128672238 gene encoding glutathione S-transferase-like; amino-acid sequence: MSKKLLYFSIGGIAEYIRYMLHYGGHNFEDVRFDYKKWPIKEVKDSLPYGQLPLYEEGDRKLNQSIAISRYIASQTGLLPSDPWEQAILDAAVLNVNDFRLKSYSYFIEKDETKKEQIKKEFLTDSVDFFLSRFEKELKDNNGHFGGKLSWADFYLVGMLEGINLAMNVQLEKNYPSITALMKEIPSLPGVKEYVAKRGPYVFPA
- the LOC128672241 gene encoding glutathione S-transferase-like: MAKKLYYFEFNGLAESIRYMLHYSGQKFEDIRYERKTWPITEIKDSLPYGQLPVYEEGDRKLNQSIAIARYIASQTGLLPSDPWEQAVLDAAVFNIKDFQTKARSYVSETDPVKREQLKTEFFTETLDYYLSRFEKELKTSNGYFGGTLSWADFYLMGILETINTYAGVEIEKNYPTIVALFKTIRSLSGVKEYIASRKSYVV